The genomic region AAAACCTATTTTAGAAGATGGAAAATTTGCTTCAAAAATTGAGTTAAGCGAAGATGACAAAAAATTAATTAGTTCTTTAGCATTGTTTACGCTAAAACCAATAATCACAGTAGTAAATGTTGATGAAGATCAATTAATGAGTGGCGAATATCCTGGAAAAGATGAATTGATTAATACATGTAAAGAAGAAAACTTTGCATATATTGAAATTTGTGGAAAAACAGAAGCTGATTTGATTGAACTTGAACCTGAAGAAAAAGAAGAATTTATGAAAGAATTGGGTATTGAGAGACCTGGTATCGCAAGATTGTCTAAAACTGTTTATGATCATTTAGGATTAATAACTTTCTTTACTGTTGGTGAAGATGAAGTGAGAGCCTGGACGATTAATCAAGGTACTACCATGAAAAAAGCTGCCGGTAAAATTCATACAGATTTAGAAAAAGGATTTGTAAAAGCTGAAGTTATGCATTATGATGACTTAATTAGATTAGGTTCAGAAGAAGAGGTTAAAAAAGCTGGATTATGGAGATTAGCTGGAAAAGAAGAAATTGTAAGAGATGGTGATATATTAACTATAAGAGCAAATGCATAGGAGGAAAAGATGAGAAAACCATTATACGAAGTAAAAGATTTTGATTATTATTTACCAGATGAATATATAGCTCAAAAGCCTGTTGAACCAAGAGATTCATCCAGACTAATGGTTTTAAATAGAAAAGAAAAAAGCATTGAACACAAGATTTTCAGAAACATTATTGATTATTTACATCCTGGTGATTTATTGGTTGTAAATAATACCAAAGTAATTCCTGCCAGATTATATGGTCAAAAAACAACAGGTGCAAAAGTAGAAGTTTTATTATTAGAAAAAACTCATGAAGAAAACACATGGAAAGCTTTGGTAAAACCTGGTTCTAAATTAAAAACGGGAGCAGAAATTAAATTTTCAGATAATTTATTTGCAAAGATAGTTCAACACAACAACGATGGTTCGAGAATAATAAAATTCTTTTCAAATTCTGATGTTTGGGAAGAAATTGAAAAAATAGGTAATATGCCTTTACCACCTTATATAAAAAATTATAATGGCCCAAAAGAAAGATATCAAACTACTTATGCCAAAGTTCAAGGTGCTGTAGCCGCACCAACTGCAGGGCTTCATTTTACAAAGGCATTAATTGAAAATATCAAAAATAAAGGAATTGAATTTGCTGAAGTTACTCTTCATGTGGGTTTAGGAACTTTTAGACCTGTAAAAGTAGATAACATTGAAGAACATGAAATGCATGAGGAATATTATGAAGTTCCAGAAGAAACAATTAAAAAAATAAGAGAATATAAAAATAATGATGGAAGAATTATCAGCGTTGGAACTACAGTAGTCAGAACCTTAGAGACTATAGCTAATTTACCTAAGCAGGATGCATATATGGGAACAACTGATATTTTCATTTATCCACCATATGAATTTAAAATGATAGATGCTTTAATAACTAATTTTCATTTACCAAAATCAACTCTATTAATGTTAGTTGCAGCTTTTGGAGGATACGATTTTATTATGAATGCTTATAAAATTGCTGTTCAAGAAAAATATAGATTTTTTTCATTTGGTGATTCAATGTTTATTTATTAATATAATTTCACATGGGTGGTGGGGTGGTTTGAATAAAAAAACTATTGGAATTTTATATATGCTATTAACTGTTATCTTTTGGGGTATCTCATTTGTTGCTACAAAAATAATTGTTCAAAATATTCCGCCTATAACAGCGGCTTTTTTAAGATTCTTTTTAGCTACTGCTGTATTATTAATTTTTATTAGAAAGGAAATTAAATATACAAAAAAAGAATTATTATATGTAATGCTCTCTGGTTTTTTTGGTGTTACTGCGTATTTTTTGTTTGAAAATACCGCTTTGCAATATACGACTCCCACAAATGGTTCTTTAATTATTTCTGCGACACCTGTGATGTATTTGTTTTTTTCTGACATTTTAAAAAAATCTTTTTCTCATAAAATGAGATATTTGGGAACTTTATTAGCTTTTTCAGGAGTAGCAGCCATTGTTTTAAATGGTAGATTTATTTTAAAATTAAATCCAATTGGCGATATGTTAATGTTCGGTGCATCATTTTCATGGATTTTTTATACAATTTTTATTGAAAAACTACATCATCATGATAATTTGATTATTACCAAGGATTTAAATTTTTATGGAATGTTATTCTTTTTACCATTTGTTTTTTTTGAATTAAAAGGTAGTGGTACATGCCCTCTATTCCAATTATGGTTTCAACCAAAAGTCATAGTTGCTTTTATTTTTCTCAGTATCTTTTGTACTGCATTAGGATATATATGGTGGAATAAAGCCATAAGACTTGCTGGTGCAAAAACAACAACAAATGGTATCTTTTTTATACCTATAGTTACTGTTATTTCAGATGCTATAATTTTAAAAAATATTCCAAATTTATATACTATTTTAGGAGTTATCTTAGTTTTATTAGGAAATTATATAGCCGAAATAAGAGATTAATCTAAAAAATAAAGGGATCTTCGAAAATTCGAAGGTCCCTTTATTTTTTTGGCCAAAGCAATCTTAACATTTCTTAATATTTGTATATATTCAAAAAAACAAAGATATATATAATCAAATCGTAAAACTAAAAAAGAAATTTAATTAATGGAGGTAAAAGTATGAAGAAAGTATTATTAGTTATAGTCTTAATGAGTATTATGGTTATTTCATTTTCTGCCAAATTAGTTATTAAAGGTTCAAATACTATTTTCCCTATAGCTCAATTATGGATAGAGGAATTAAAAAAAGAAAAACCTGATTTAGAAATAACATTAGAAGGTGCAGGATCTTCAACTGGAATTGCAGCATTATTTAATGGTACAACAGATATTGCAAATGCAAGTAGATTTTTAAAAGAAAAAGAAATAAAAAAAATGAATGAAGAAGGAAAATACTTTGCACCAATTGTTATAGCATATGACGGAATTGCTATAATAGTTAATCCAAAACTTGGAATTAATGACATATCATTAGAGACATTAAAGGGAATTTATACAGGAAAATTACGCACCTGGAATCAAGTTAGCCCTAATCTACCTAAAAAGAGAATAGTTATCTATTCAAGAAATACAGCTTCTGGAACATTTGAAACATTTGAAAAAAAAGTATTAAAAGAAGCAAGAATGGCTCCAACTGTAAAAATGGTAGAATCTACTCAATTTGAAATTGATCAAGTTGCAAGAAACCCATATGCAATTGCCTATGTTGGTGTAGGTTATGTAAATAATTCTGTTAAAGTTTTGAAAGTTGAAGGTGTTGAACCAACAAAATTAAATGTTTTAAAAGCAACTTATCCTATTTCCAGACCATTATACATGTTTATTGATGTAAGCAATGGTTGGCCAGAAACAGGAATAATAAAAGAATATATAACATTTGGATTATCCAAAAAAGGACAAGAATTAGCAGAAAAGGCTGGATATATTGCAGCATATGGATTCTAAAAAGGAGTGTTTTAGTTGAGAGAGTTTAAAAATAAAATAAATTCTTTAATTATAAAAAGTGTTGCATTAACTGGAATTATAGCTTTAATATTAATTTTTGGATTTGTTATAAGGGAATCCATACCAGCTTTAAAAGAAGCTGGTATGGAAATTTTTACGTCATTTGATTGGTATCCTACATATGATCCACCTTCATTTGGTATATTAACCATGTTAATAAATTCTATACTTTTAACTATATTTTCTTCATTAATTGTTTTACCTTTAGGATATATTGTAGCATTTTTCATGTATGATTATGCAAAAAATTTTGAAAAAAGAATGATTAAAGGAGCAATAGATTTACTATCTGGTGTCCCATCTGTTATTATAGGTATGTTTTTAATAATATATGTTTCTCCATGGATGCTTGAAATAGGCGCATGGTCACCAGAAAATATACTACTTGCATCAATTGGTTTAACTATTCTTTCATTACCCTATACAGCTTCTTTAATGGAAGAAGCCATGAGTTCTATTGATAAAAGCCTTAAAGAAGGAGCTTTAGCATTAGGGACAACAAGATTTACTGCTGGTTTTAAAGTAGTTTCTAAAGCGGCATTACCTGGAATTTTCAATGCAATTATATTAACTATAAATAGAATTATTGGTGAAACAATGGTTGTATTAATGGCTGCAGGAGGTGCTAATATGCTTCCACTTTCTATTCTTGATCCTATTAGGCCTTTAACTGCAGCTATAGCAAGTGAAATGGGAGAAGTAGAAATAGGAAGTATTCATTATTCCGCTTTATTTGTTTCTGGATTGGTACTACTTACAATATCATTTATACTCACCTTAACTTCTAAAAGACTCTCAAGGAGATGGAGCAAATGAGAAAAGATAAAATAATTTCTTTAATATTTAGAATAATAAGTTATATAACATTTTTTAGCATAGTTTTTATATTTATTTTTGTTATATTAGATGGAATAAGATATTTTTCGATAGATTTTTTTACTCAATTTCCCAAAAATATGATGACTGAAGGCGGAATTTTTCCAGCTATTATAGGTACAATTTATCTTCTTTTAATGACATTAATAATTGCAATTCCATTTGGTGTATTAACAGGTATATTTTTATCCGAATATGGAAATAATAAAATTGGAAGATTATTAGACACAGCTATTACATCTTTATCCGGTGTTCCTTCTATAGTATACGGATTATTTGGATTAGCATTATTTTCTATAACGATGGGATTAAGAACATCATTAATATCAGGTTCTTTAACTTTATCTATAATGGCTTTGCCAATTATTTCTTCTTCTACAAGAGAAGCAATGAGTTCTATTCCTAATACAATGAGAGAATCAGCATATGCATTAGGGGCAAAAAAAACTGAAGTTATATATAAAGTATTATTACCTGCAGCAAGATCAAGAATAATAACTGCTATTTTGATTGGTGCTGGTAGAGTTATGGGAGAAACAGCACCTGTGTTATTAACTGCCGCTGTGTTTTATTCAACGCATATGCCTAAATCTATAAAAGATCCAATTATGACTTTACCTACACATATTTATAATGTTGCTATGGCTTATGGTGAAGATGCTCAATGGATGGCAAAAGGTACAGCATCATTTTTAATGTTATTAATATTAGTTATATACTCAATAGCATTTAGAATAAGGAGGAAGGTTAATGATAAATGATGTAATTTTAAAAAATGATGATATAATCAAAGTAAGGAATTTTAATGCATGGTATGGTGATAAACAAGCTTTAAAAAATATAAATATAGATTTTAAAAGAAATAAAATTTCAGCTATTATTGGTCCATCTGGCTGTGGAAAATCTACATTATTAAGAAGTATTAATAGAATAAATGATGAAATTCCGACTTATAAAACCTCTGGAGAAATTATTTTTGAAAATAAAAATATATATGATAAAAACTTAGATTTAACTATATATAGAAAAAGGGTGGGAATGGTTTTTCAAAAACCAGTTCCATTTCCAATGTCAATATATGAAAATGTAGCATTCGGTTTAAGGATTCATGGAATGAAAAATAAAAATAAGATAGACGAAATAGTAGAAAAATCATTGAAGCAAGCAGCTTTATGGGATGAAGTTAAAGATGAATTACATAAATCTGCTTATGAATTATCCGGCGGGCAACAACAAAGATTAGTTATTGCAAGAGCTATTGCTGTAGACCCTGAAGTAATATTGTTAGATGAGCCTACTTCTGCTTTGGATCCTATTGCAACACAAAGAATTGAGAGATTACTTGAAGAGTTGGTTGAAAATTACACTATAATAATAGTAACTCATAATTTGCCACAAGCTGTAAGAATTTCAGATTATTTATATTTCATGTATCAAGGTGAATTAATAGAATCAGGTTTAACTTCTGATATAATTAAATCGCCAAAAAATCAATTAACTGAAGACTATTTAAATGGTAGAATAGGATAATGGAGGTTAAAATATGCAAAATGTACATCATTTTGAAAATGAATTATTAATATTAAAAGCGGATATATCCAAAATGTTATCTCTTGTTTTAGATTCATTTAATATGGCTATTGAATCACTTGAGAAAAATGATGAGATATTAGCAAAAAGAGTTTTAGATTTAGATGATAATATCGATGATATTAATAGAAAAATAGAAGATGAAGTTTATCAAATTATCGCAAGATATAATCCATTAGCAAAAGAATTAAGATATATTATTACTATGATTAAATTTTCTAATAATCTTGAAAGAATAGGAGATTTATCCTGCAATATAGCTCAAAAAGTTTTTGGATTTAAAAAAATAAACTTCATACCATATCTAAATGATGATATGCTAAAAATGATTGGTTTATCTTTAGAAATGTTAAAAGAGGTTTTTAAAGCCTTTAATGAAAGAAATATAGAATTAGCTATTGAGATTTGGAAAAAAGATAATATTATAGATAATTTAGAAATTGAAATTAGAAAAGATATTTTAAAAGAATTTAAAGAAGGGAAATATGATGAAAACATTATTATTCCTTACGCTTTAATTGCAAGAGATATTGAAAGAATCTCTGACCAGGTAACTAATTTATGTGAAGAAATAGTATATATTGAAAAAGGTGAAAAAATAACAAATCTATTATAGGAGGAAAACTATGCCTTCGATTTTAATTGTTGAAGATGATAAAGACATTAGAGATATTTTAAAAACATATTTAGAAATAGAAAAATTTGACGTTTATGAATCTGATTCAATCAACGCCATGAATAGATTTTTAAAAAATAATAAAGTGGATATTATTTTATTAGATATTATGCTACCAGATGGAGAATCTGTAGATATTTTGCCTTTTATTAGGTCAAAGAATAAAAATACCGGAATTATAATTATTTCTGCTAAAAATACTGATAGGGATAAAATTTATGGAATAGAAAATGGTGCTGATGATTATATCACAAAACCTTTTAATCCAAGAGAAGTTATAGCAAGGGTTAGAGCTCTTTTAAAAAGATTAAAAAATGATGATGAAAAACTCCAATTTGGAAGTTTAGAAATATTTTCAAATAATTATACAGTAAAATATAAAGGAAAAATTGTTGATTTAACGGCTAAGGAATTTGAAATATTATATTTATTAGCAAAAAATTCTGATAAAATATTCACCAGAAATGATATTATCAATAAGATTTGGTTTGATGATGATTTTATTACTGATAGAGTAGTGGATGTTCATATTAGT from Marinitoga aeolica harbors:
- the pstC gene encoding phosphate ABC transporter permease subunit PstC, producing MREFKNKINSLIIKSVALTGIIALILIFGFVIRESIPALKEAGMEIFTSFDWYPTYDPPSFGILTMLINSILLTIFSSLIVLPLGYIVAFFMYDYAKNFEKRMIKGAIDLLSGVPSVIIGMFLIIYVSPWMLEIGAWSPENILLASIGLTILSLPYTASLMEEAMSSIDKSLKEGALALGTTRFTAGFKVVSKAALPGIFNAIILTINRIIGETMVVLMAAGGANMLPLSILDPIRPLTAAIASEMGEVEIGSIHYSALFVSGLVLLTISFILTLTSKRLSRRWSK
- the pstB gene encoding phosphate ABC transporter ATP-binding protein PstB encodes the protein MINDVILKNDDIIKVRNFNAWYGDKQALKNINIDFKRNKISAIIGPSGCGKSTLLRSINRINDEIPTYKTSGEIIFENKNIYDKNLDLTIYRKRVGMVFQKPVPFPMSIYENVAFGLRIHGMKNKNKIDEIVEKSLKQAALWDEVKDELHKSAYELSGGQQQRLVIARAIAVDPEVILLDEPTSALDPIATQRIERLLEELVENYTIIIVTHNLPQAVRISDYLYFMYQGELIESGLTSDIIKSPKNQLTEDYLNGRIG
- the queA gene encoding tRNA preQ1(34) S-adenosylmethionine ribosyltransferase-isomerase QueA; the encoded protein is MRKPLYEVKDFDYYLPDEYIAQKPVEPRDSSRLMVLNRKEKSIEHKIFRNIIDYLHPGDLLVVNNTKVIPARLYGQKTTGAKVEVLLLEKTHEENTWKALVKPGSKLKTGAEIKFSDNLFAKIVQHNNDGSRIIKFFSNSDVWEEIEKIGNMPLPPYIKNYNGPKERYQTTYAKVQGAVAAPTAGLHFTKALIENIKNKGIEFAEVTLHVGLGTFRPVKVDNIEEHEMHEEYYEVPEETIKKIREYKNNDGRIISVGTTVVRTLETIANLPKQDAYMGTTDIFIYPPYEFKMIDALITNFHLPKSTLLMLVAAFGGYDFIMNAYKIAVQEKYRFFSFGDSMFIY
- a CDS encoding phosphate ABC transporter substrate-binding protein PstS family protein produces the protein MKKVLLVIVLMSIMVISFSAKLVIKGSNTIFPIAQLWIEELKKEKPDLEITLEGAGSSTGIAALFNGTTDIANASRFLKEKEIKKMNEEGKYFAPIVIAYDGIAIIVNPKLGINDISLETLKGIYTGKLRTWNQVSPNLPKKRIVIYSRNTASGTFETFEKKVLKEARMAPTVKMVESTQFEIDQVARNPYAIAYVGVGYVNNSVKVLKVEGVEPTKLNVLKATYPISRPLYMFIDVSNGWPETGIIKEYITFGLSKKGQELAEKAGYIAAYGF
- the ychF gene encoding redox-regulated ATPase YchF; this encodes MKIGILGLPLTGKTTIFSLLTNKPYDGSYKQDAEERVANVMDERLEKLTAMYNPKKTVHATLNFIDIPSYNTSADRKEKNRILQMIQTVDAIILVIRAFKNDSVPFPEGAETPTDQLDTLKTELIIRDLEVVENRLTRLIEQNKKKKPTKEEERQVKILNEIKPILEDGKFASKIELSEDDKKLISSLALFTLKPIITVVNVDEDQLMSGEYPGKDELINTCKEENFAYIEICGKTEADLIELEPEEKEEFMKELGIERPGIARLSKTVYDHLGLITFFTVGEDEVRAWTINQGTTMKKAAGKIHTDLEKGFVKAEVMHYDDLIRLGSEEEVKKAGLWRLAGKEEIVRDGDILTIRANA
- the phoU gene encoding phosphate signaling complex protein PhoU encodes the protein MQNVHHFENELLILKADISKMLSLVLDSFNMAIESLEKNDEILAKRVLDLDDNIDDINRKIEDEVYQIIARYNPLAKELRYIITMIKFSNNLERIGDLSCNIAQKVFGFKKINFIPYLNDDMLKMIGLSLEMLKEVFKAFNERNIELAIEIWKKDNIIDNLEIEIRKDILKEFKEGKYDENIIIPYALIARDIERISDQVTNLCEEIVYIEKGEKITNLL
- a CDS encoding response regulator transcription factor, with the protein product MPSILIVEDDKDIRDILKTYLEIEKFDVYESDSINAMNRFLKNNKVDIILLDIMLPDGESVDILPFIRSKNKNTGIIIISAKNTDRDKIYGIENGADDYITKPFNPREVIARVRALLKRLKNDDEKLQFGSLEIFSNNYTVKYKGKIVDLTAKEFEILYLLAKNSDKIFTRNDIINKIWFDDDFITDRVVDVHISMIRSKIGKNWIKTIRNLGYKFNKSADEIGD
- a CDS encoding DMT family transporter — translated: MNKKTIGILYMLLTVIFWGISFVATKIIVQNIPPITAAFLRFFLATAVLLIFIRKEIKYTKKELLYVMLSGFFGVTAYFLFENTALQYTTPTNGSLIISATPVMYLFFSDILKKSFSHKMRYLGTLLAFSGVAAIVLNGRFILKLNPIGDMLMFGASFSWIFYTIFIEKLHHHDNLIITKDLNFYGMLFFLPFVFFELKGSGTCPLFQLWFQPKVIVAFIFLSIFCTALGYIWWNKAIRLAGAKTTTNGIFFIPIVTVISDAIILKNIPNLYTILGVILVLLGNYIAEIRD
- the pstA gene encoding phosphate ABC transporter permease PstA; this translates as MRKDKIISLIFRIISYITFFSIVFIFIFVILDGIRYFSIDFFTQFPKNMMTEGGIFPAIIGTIYLLLMTLIIAIPFGVLTGIFLSEYGNNKIGRLLDTAITSLSGVPSIVYGLFGLALFSITMGLRTSLISGSLTLSIMALPIISSSTREAMSSIPNTMRESAYALGAKKTEVIYKVLLPAARSRIITAILIGAGRVMGETAPVLLTAAVFYSTHMPKSIKDPIMTLPTHIYNVAMAYGEDAQWMAKGTASFLMLLILVIYSIAFRIRRKVNDK